The genomic region GGTTCCCCCCTTTCAAGACTCTATCAGCGCGTCAGAGAGGACGAAGGGCTTGCGTATCAGGTAAACACTTTCGTGAGCTCATATGAGCGGACGGGGCTGGTCGGCGTCTATGCCGCTTTGAGCCCGAAACACACACAGAAGGCGGCGGATATAATCTTCGACGAAATGACCTCGCTCAAGAGAAAAAAGGTGCCCGACGACGAACTCCGAAGTGCAAAGGAACAGCTAAAAGGCAACATCGTTCTCTCGCTCGAAAGCACTTCGGGCCGCATGCACCGCCTGGCTCGCTCGATCCTCTCGCTTGGCCGCGTCGAAACCCTTTCGACCGTTATGAAGCACATCGATGCCGTGACCGCCGACGATATCCTCAGGCTTGCCAACGACCTGTTTCGAAACGAATTGCTCAACGTCGTCGCCCTCGGACCGATCAAGAAACTCGAAGTCAGAGAACTATAGTTTGAATCCGATGTCGATTTGATTAAATCTTGTTTCCGAAACGAGAAAGTCCGGGCAACGCATTTACCGAAAAGAATATTCAACCGCAAAGACATGTTCTCTTGTATGTTTCCTCCGCGCTCTTTGCGCCTTTGCGGTTAAAAAACAAAGCCTTTACTGAAAGAATCCATTGATGATTACCGTCAAAGTAATGCGGCTGCCCCACAATCAAGACCTGCCGCTGCCGGAGAAAATGAGCCGGCTCAGCGCGGGGTTTGACCTCCGCGCCGCCGTCGAGGAACCGGTTTCTATCGCGCCCGGCCAATCGGCGCGTATCCCCACAGGACTCGCCTTCAGCATTCCCGCCGGATACGAAGGCCAGGTGCGCCCAAGAAGCGGACTCGCCATGAATCACGGCCTGACTATCCTCAACGCACCCGGAACTATCGACGCCGACTATCGCGGAGAGGTGAAAGTGCTGCTGGTGAACCTGGGAAAGGAAACGGTCCACGTCAAGCGCGGCGATCGCATCGCTCAACTGATCATTGCGCCCGTAATCCAGGCAGCCATCGAGGAAGCGACCGAACTCGATTCGACCGAGCGCGGACACGGCGGCTTCGGACACACCGGGGTCTAGCGAATATTAAGAACAGTTCAGCGCTATTACAAGTTATCCAGCGCTGGCGCTCTTTGGGCCGTCATTCCTGCGGGGCTATTACTTCTTGGTCACTGGCCCAACGCGAAGGTCACTGGCTCCATTTACCCAACGCGCAGGG from Candidatus Abyssobacteria bacterium SURF_5 harbors:
- a CDS encoding dUTP diphosphatase; this translates as MITVKVMRLPHNQDLPLPEKMSRLSAGFDLRAAVEEPVSIAPGQSARIPTGLAFSIPAGYEGQVRPRSGLAMNHGLTILNAPGTIDADYRGEVKVLLVNLGKETVHVKRGDRIAQLIIAPVIQAAIEEATELDSTERGHGGFGHTGV